Part of the Desulfolutivibrio sulfoxidireducens genome is shown below.
GACACCGGCGTGGGCATCCCCGAGGACGCCCGGGAACGGGTTTTCGAACCGTTTCGCCAGGCCGGGTACTCCGCGAAACGTCACGGCCAGGGAACCGGGCTGGGGCTGCCCATCGTCAAACGGGTGGCCGAGGCCATGGGCGGCTTCGTCACCCTTGACAGCGAAGAGGGGCGCGGCACGCGGATCGCGGTCCGGGTGCGCCTGAGGCAGTCCCTGAGCGGGGCCGAAACTCCAGGGCCGCCCCCGGACTTTCCGGCCGCTCCCCCCCCGCCCCATCCGGCGGCGTCCGTTGCCTCGTCCCCGGCCGTGGCCGGGGAAGCGGTCACATCGCCGAATGTTCCCGTCGGCGCGGGGCGGACGCCGCGACACCAGGCCGAGGCATGCCGGCCGGGGGGGCTTCGCGTGCTGGTGGTGGAGGACGACGACCTCAATCGGCTGACGACCACCAAGCTCCTGGAACGGCTGGGCTGCGAGGCCGTCGGGGTCCCGGGCGGCAGTGAGGCCCTCGACCTGTTGGAGACCCGGCCCTTCGACGCCGTGTTCATGGACATCCAGATGCCCGGCATGGACGGCCTGGAGGCCACCCGGCGCATCCGGGCCGCAACGCGCCCGGAGGTGGCCCGCCTCTTTGTCGTGGCCGTCACGGCCCACGCCCTCAAGGGCGACCGTGAACGTTTCCTCGAGGCCGGGATGGACGACTACGTCTCCAAACCCGTCGATCTCGACGAGCTGTGCGCGGCCCTGGCCCGGGTCCCGAGGCGGCAACCGGAAAAGGATGCGCTGTGAGTTCGGGAGGCGTCGGATTTCCGGAAGGGGAGGCCACTGGAGGCGAGGGGGATTTCCTCCGGGCGCTTTTCGAGGCCACGGCCGATTCCGTCCTGCTCCTGGACCGGGACTTTCGGGTATTGGCCATAAACAGCGCCGGCGCGCGGCGGTTCGGCGTGACCGTGGAGGAGGCCCTGGGCCGGGACGTCCTGGAGTTTTTCGATCCGGACACGGCCGCGAGCCGTCTGGAATCCTACCGCCAGGCCCATCGGTCGGGCGGCAAGGTCGTCTTCACGGACAGCCGAGGCGGCCGGGTCTACGAGTCCACCCTCATCCCCATCCCCGATCCAGGCGGCGGACCCGCGCGCCTGGCCGTGTACGCCAGGGACATGACCGAACAGGCGCGCATGGAGGCGGCCCTGCGCGAGAGCGAGCGCAACTACCGCATCCTGGCCGAGCAATCCACGGACATGATCCTGCGCCATTCCCTGGATGGCGTCCTGACCTATGTCTCGCCGGTGGCCTCCACGCTGCTCGGGTATGCCCCGGCGGAGGTTCTGGGCCGTTCGGTGTTCGAGTTCCTGCATCCCGAGGACCTGTTCTTGGCCAGGCAGACCCTCGAACAGGTCCTGGTCCACCCCCGCACGGTCGTGGCCCGGGTCCGGGCCCGGCGCGCGGACGGGTCGTGGATATGGCTCGAGGCCACGGTCGCGGAGATTCCCGGGCCGCCGCCGGGGATCATCACCGTGTCCCGGGACGTGACCGCCAGGATCGAGATGGAGGAGGCCCTGCGCGAGAGCCGGGAGAGCTTTTTCCGCCTCTTCCGCTTAAGCCCCGTGGCCGGCGCGGTCAGCGAATGGGAGGACGGCCGCTATCTGGACGTCAACGAGGCCTTTGTCCAGGCCACAGGGTTCTCCCGGGAGGAGGTCATCGGCCGGACCTCCGTGGAACTGGGGTTGTGGGACGGCCCTGAAAAAAGGGACGCGGCCATGGCCGACCTCGGGGAAAAGGGAGTGTTCGTCAATCGCGAGCACATCTTCCGGCACAAGGACGGCCAGGTCCGCCAGGGCCTTTTTTCGGCCGCCGCTGTGGAATTCGGCGGCCGGCGGCGCCTGTTGTCCCTGGTGGTGGACATCACCGGGCGCAAAGCCATGGAGGCGGAACTGTGCCGGGCCAAGGAGGCGGCCGAGGCCGCAAGCCAGGCCAAAACCCAGTTTCTGGCCAACATGAGCCATGAGATACGCACGCCCATGAACTCCATCATGGGCATGGCCGATCTGTTGTGGGAGACCCGGCTCGACGAGCGGCAGCGGCGCTATGTGGAGATATTCCGCACGGCCGGCGACGACCTGTTGCGCATCATAAACGACATCCTGGACATCTCCAAACTGGAGTCCGGCCAGGTGGAGCTTTACGCCGAACCCTTCGACCCGCACGGGATTCTTCTGAAGGTCGCCGGCTATTTCCGAGAGGCCTGCCGGGCCAAGGGGCTGGTCCTCTCCTGCCGCGCGGCCGGGGACGTGCCCCGCCTTGCGTGCGGCGACGCCGGGCGCCTGACCCAGGTGGCGACAAACCTGGTGGGCAACGCGGTGAAGTTCACGGCCAGCGGGTCCGTGGAGCTTCACGTGGAGGTCCTGGCCAGGGAGCCGCGCCACGCCCGGATTCTTTTTTCCTGCGCCGATACCGGCATCGGGATCCTGGCCGATCGTCGGGAGGCCGTGTTCGAGAAGTTCGTGCAGGCCGAACCGGGCATC
Proteins encoded:
- a CDS encoding PAS domain S-box protein gives rise to the protein MSSGGVGFPEGEATGGEGDFLRALFEATADSVLLLDRDFRVLAINSAGARRFGVTVEEALGRDVLEFFDPDTAASRLESYRQAHRSGGKVVFTDSRGGRVYESTLIPIPDPGGGPARLAVYARDMTEQARMEAALRESERNYRILAEQSTDMILRHSLDGVLTYVSPVASTLLGYAPAEVLGRSVFEFLHPEDLFLARQTLEQVLVHPRTVVARVRARRADGSWIWLEATVAEIPGPPPGIITVSRDVTARIEMEEALRESRESFFRLFRLSPVAGAVSEWEDGRYLDVNEAFVQATGFSREEVIGRTSVELGLWDGPEKRDAAMADLGEKGVFVNREHIFRHKDGQVRQGLFSAAAVEFGGRRRLLSLVVDITGRKAMEAELCRAKEAAEAASQAKTQFLANMSHEIRTPMNSIMGMADLLWETRLDERQRRYVEIFRTAGDDLLRIINDILDISKLESGQVELYAEPFDPHGILLKVAGYFREACRAKGLVLSCRAAGDVPRLACGDAGRLTQVATNLVGNAVKFTASGSVELHVEVLAREPRHARILFSCADTGIGILADRREAVFEKFVQAEPGIGRRFGGTGLGLPIAKGLVELMGGEIGIKDRPGGGTIAWFTVRLATGRDQAEFPVDADPGGRTARPVRARPLAPFLGLRLLVVDDIQSNRELVKLSLADSGVLVDEAESGPEAMDLFAAGDYEMVLLDMVMPGMDGYAVARAMRGLEREAGAPPVPIVAMTASVFPEDRERALAAGCSDHLAKPFSRKALLDLLCGRAGGRHAGGDPGAAG